In one Niallia taxi genomic region, the following are encoded:
- a CDS encoding competence protein ComK produces the protein MEKICNDYEISEKTLALIPAYNLEYGTIAMEGKEEYYVKKTPLELIKHAALIGGAEYDGRRSSMSFLTGIKRKVPIPINPRKNIYAFPTQSPSQMDCHWIFFSHVNLISAAASVTNKETTVLFQNGQKLQLKAGIPSYS, from the coding sequence ATGGAAAAGATCTGCAATGATTATGAAATCAGTGAAAAAACGCTTGCCCTAATACCTGCATACAACCTGGAGTACGGTACAATTGCCATGGAGGGAAAAGAGGAATACTACGTAAAGAAAACGCCGCTGGAGCTGATTAAGCACGCAGCATTAATCGGCGGAGCAGAATACGATGGACGACGGTCCTCGATGTCCTTTTTGACAGGTATAAAAAGGAAGGTGCCTATCCCCATTAACCCCCGCAAAAACATCTATGCATTTCCGACCCAGTCTCCAAGTCAAATGGACTGCCACTGGATTTTTTTCTCCCATGTAAATCTTATTTCTGCTGCTGCCTCTGTTACAAATAAAGAGACGACGGTTTTGTTTCAAAATGGCCAAAAGCTGCAGCTAAAGGCAGGCATCCCCTCATACTCTTGA
- a CDS encoding helix-turn-helix domain-containing protein yields MINEKFFASSLGKQIRYARMKRGLSLEGLAERTSMSPNFIGRIERGTSIPKSFTLYKLCKELGINPSFLFIQAEKEYKEQF; encoded by the coding sequence ATGATTAATGAGAAATTTTTTGCGAGTTCATTAGGAAAACAAATCCGTTATGCGAGAATGAAAAGGGGCTTATCCCTTGAAGGGCTTGCAGAACGGACAAGCATGAGCCCAAATTTCATCGGCAGAATCGAACGAGGCACATCTATCCCAAAATCCTTTACACTATATAAGCTATGCAAGGAACTCGGCATCAATCCTAGTTTTCTTTTCATACAGGCAGAAAAGGAGTACAAGGAACAGTTTTAG
- a CDS encoding glycosyltransferase family 2 protein: MTNPLISIIVPIYNVEAYMARCFISISSQTYRNIEIIAVNDGSTDNSFRILEGLGKEDDRIHILHKENGGQASARNLGMSVAKGDYFMFVDSDDFMDSNAVQACVDAVNSQSCDLVVFDYYKHNKQGQNEHVHLGKELHSCTTAPWNKLYSRKLWENHPFPEGYWYEDLGIVPVVVANANNVVKIDKALYYYDVSRDSSQTNTINPLKLKDKIHMVENVYRELETQGKLNKNINKVEQLFIDHLLNGLLFKLMYVEDMSVRLEISRSIRSTMDRYFPKWKHSVKHNNKGMKKIMKRVVIHQYLKGQFLLGDMLLKYPQQMKKKSM; this comes from the coding sequence ATGACTAATCCGTTAATAAGCATTATCGTACCGATTTATAATGTTGAGGCATATATGGCAAGATGCTTTATTTCTATTAGTAGCCAGACATACCGAAATATTGAAATAATCGCGGTAAATGACGGCTCAACAGATAACTCCTTCCGTATTTTAGAGGGGCTTGGGAAAGAGGACGATCGAATACATATTTTACATAAAGAAAATGGCGGGCAGGCAAGTGCCCGCAATCTTGGGATGAGTGTGGCCAAAGGTGATTATTTCATGTTTGTCGACAGTGATGATTTTATGGACAGCAATGCTGTTCAAGCTTGTGTTGATGCCGTAAACAGTCAGTCTTGTGATTTAGTTGTGTTTGACTATTACAAGCATAATAAACAAGGTCAAAATGAGCATGTCCACCTTGGCAAAGAGCTGCATAGCTGCACTACAGCACCCTGGAACAAGCTTTATAGCAGAAAGCTATGGGAGAATCATCCTTTTCCTGAGGGCTATTGGTATGAGGATCTCGGCATCGTACCAGTGGTAGTGGCTAACGCTAATAATGTAGTGAAAATCGATAAAGCACTCTACTATTATGATGTTTCAAGGGATTCCTCACAGACAAACACGATAAACCCTTTAAAACTGAAAGATAAGATTCATATGGTTGAAAATGTTTATCGGGAATTAGAAACACAAGGAAAGCTTAATAAAAATATAAACAAGGTTGAGCAATTGTTTATCGATCATCTTTTAAATGGACTATTATTTAAGCTCATGTATGTGGAGGATATGTCGGTAAGGCTGGAAATATCCCGCAGTATAAGAAGCACGATGGATCGCTACTTTCCAAAATGGAAGCATTCTGTGAAGCATAATAATAAAGGCATGAAGAAAATAATGAAAAGAGTCGTTATCCATCAGTACTTGAAGGGGCAGTTTCTGTTAGGAGATATGTTATTGAAGTATCCGCAGCAAATGAAAAAGAAGAGTATGTAA
- a CDS encoding polysaccharide pyruvyl transferase family protein, with protein sequence MKKVLISAYLNNNLGDDLFVKILCERYPQAQFYIYENKAKLQAFTDIKNLHVIYPNTLFKLIDKIPNKLFSKSLVRTVIGLFMDAHVCIGGSLFIENKNWKTKINKDKGKIINNKPNFLLGCNFGPYEKTQFYESYQSIFSRYDDVCFRDKQSYELFKELPSVRLAQDVVFNLEYHGEEASEKTVGISLIDVSSRENLAPFKAAYLQKMKEVCEHYLNKNYQVALFSFCKYEGDETAIAELLQLLDTKYKSKVKVVPYENNLASALAELNKVEIMYATRFHSMILGFLFNKKVFPIIYSKKMTNVLHDMNFQGKYWEIKDIAKLEMTELDHLDYKELDMQHIIKDSNKQFLQLDKYLVNDWK encoded by the coding sequence TTGAAAAAGGTTTTAATATCAGCATATTTAAACAATAACTTAGGAGATGATTTGTTCGTTAAAATCTTATGTGAAAGATACCCTCAAGCTCAATTTTATATTTATGAAAATAAAGCAAAGCTTCAGGCTTTTACTGACATAAAAAACTTACATGTTATTTATCCGAATACGCTATTTAAGTTGATCGATAAAATTCCCAATAAGCTTTTCAGCAAGTCGTTAGTTAGAACAGTGATTGGTTTATTTATGGATGCACATGTATGTATCGGTGGCTCTCTTTTTATTGAAAATAAGAATTGGAAAACAAAAATAAACAAGGATAAAGGAAAAATAATCAATAATAAGCCTAACTTTTTGCTAGGGTGTAATTTTGGACCATATGAAAAAACGCAGTTTTACGAAAGCTATCAAAGCATCTTCTCGAGATACGACGATGTTTGTTTTAGAGATAAGCAGTCATATGAGCTGTTTAAGGAGCTGCCAAGTGTCCGCTTAGCTCAAGATGTCGTGTTTAATTTGGAGTATCACGGAGAGGAAGCGTCTGAGAAAACGGTTGGTATTTCCTTGATAGATGTGAGTAGCAGAGAAAATTTAGCTCCATTTAAAGCGGCTTATTTACAGAAGATGAAAGAGGTTTGTGAGCATTATCTCAACAAAAACTATCAAGTAGCTTTATTCTCCTTTTGTAAATATGAAGGCGATGAAACAGCAATAGCTGAATTGTTACAGTTACTAGACACTAAATATAAGTCTAAAGTGAAGGTAGTTCCTTATGAAAACAATTTAGCCTCGGCATTAGCGGAATTGAATAAAGTGGAAATAATGTATGCTACAAGATTTCATTCGATGATTCTTGGCTTTTTATTTAATAAAAAGGTTTTTCCAATCATATACAGTAAAAAAATGACCAATGTTTTGCACGACATGAATTTTCAAGGGAAGTATTGGGAAATCAAGGATATAGCCAAGCTTGAAATGACGGAATTGGATCATTTGGATTATAAAGAGCTCGATATGCAGCATATTATCAAGGATTCCAACAAACAGTTTCTACAGCTTGATAAATACTTAGTGAATGACTGGAAATAA
- a CDS encoding lipopolysaccharide biosynthesis protein, with the protein MKAKRSLINLAFGLISQGLIIALGILIPRLLLVNFGSEVNGLLSSIGQIIIYMSLLEAGVGAASLQALYKHVAGSSKENINSILSATSSYYKKTGIYYFICIILLSVIYPLFIDSSIDKMTIMFVILVTGMGGAINFYFQGTFKVFLVAEGKSYIDTSITTLINIVISGLKIIFILKGYNLIAIQTTHFVLMIVQIIIYQIYIKRNYKWLDLKVKPNFDAISQKKSVMVHQISYLIFNNTDVLILTIFTNLKVVSVYVLYNMLFSVLDKVINTVNSSVTFALGQTFHEGKEKFISLYNAYEVCFMSFVFSLFTVAYIFILPFMELYTSGIKDINYIDFWIPTLFVIIKLLVNARATSNNVINIAGHFKKTQNRAILECIINLVFSITLVQFLGIYGVLIGTIAALLYRSIDIVLYANKKILERNAWMTLRRWLTNIVLFSLIVAAAKTVNIYPTSYVTTIMSAILVLAISAVIFVVVNALLDREVYHYTKDIIVKLVQKQKRKKTIST; encoded by the coding sequence ATGAAAGCGAAAAGAAGTCTAATAAATTTAGCCTTTGGATTGATTAGCCAAGGATTAATAATCGCATTAGGTATCTTAATCCCTCGTTTGCTTTTAGTGAATTTTGGTTCTGAGGTGAATGGGTTATTATCCTCCATCGGGCAAATTATTATTTATATGTCTCTTCTAGAAGCAGGAGTTGGAGCCGCCTCATTACAAGCGTTATATAAGCATGTGGCAGGCAGCAGTAAAGAAAATATAAATTCTATTCTTTCCGCTACTTCAAGCTACTATAAGAAAACAGGGATTTACTATTTTATCTGTATCATTCTTCTGTCCGTTATCTATCCGCTTTTTATTGATTCATCAATCGATAAAATGACAATCATGTTCGTCATTCTCGTTACGGGGATGGGAGGAGCTATCAATTTCTATTTCCAAGGGACCTTTAAAGTCTTCTTAGTTGCAGAAGGAAAAAGCTATATAGATACCTCCATCACAACGCTAATAAATATCGTCATAAGTGGTCTAAAGATTATCTTTATCCTTAAAGGCTACAATCTTATCGCAATTCAAACGACACATTTTGTATTAATGATTGTACAAATTATCATTTATCAAATTTATATTAAGAGAAATTATAAATGGTTAGATTTAAAGGTTAAGCCTAACTTTGATGCCATTTCACAAAAAAAATCAGTGATGGTTCACCAAATTTCTTATTTAATCTTTAACAATACCGATGTTCTCATTCTCACTATCTTCACGAATCTGAAGGTTGTTAGTGTATACGTGCTGTACAATATGCTTTTTTCTGTCCTTGATAAAGTAATCAATACGGTTAATAGCAGTGTCACATTCGCACTTGGACAAACATTTCATGAAGGCAAGGAGAAGTTCATAAGCTTGTATAATGCGTACGAAGTCTGCTTCATGTCCTTTGTATTCTCGTTATTCACGGTGGCGTACATCTTCATTTTACCTTTTATGGAGCTGTATACTAGCGGCATTAAGGATATAAACTATATAGATTTTTGGATTCCAACATTATTTGTCATCATTAAATTATTAGTGAATGCGCGAGCGACTTCTAATAATGTTATAAATATTGCAGGCCATTTTAAAAAGACGCAAAACCGTGCCATATTGGAATGTATCATTAACCTTGTTTTCTCTATCACTCTCGTTCAGTTCCTTGGCATATATGGTGTGCTGATTGGCACGATTGCAGCACTGCTTTATCGTTCAATCGACATCGTTTTATATGCAAATAAAAAAATACTCGAACGAAATGCATGGATGACGTTAAGACGATGGCTCACAAATATTGTGCTATTTTCACTGATTGTAGCAGCAGCAAAAACAGTTAATATTTATCCGACTTCTTATGTAACTACGATTATGAGTGCTATTTTAGTTCTAGCCATTTCAGCAGTTATTTTTGTCGTTGTTAATGCACTCCTCGACAGAGAGGTTTATCACTACACGAAAGATATTATTGTTAAATTGGTTCAGAAACAGAAACGAAAAAAAACTATTTCAACATAA
- a CDS encoding glycosyltransferase family 2 protein, whose product MDLEHELKQAGVMINNCFYTHFSEMSEMDNATDLEGLLTGKLVSNGTSSQLHYLENFNRVLSALLKGKLSAEVFQFYVEAQFFMERKDAQQLLNQITHLNAFNEGSLNQRITFPDTDKTPKVNVIITTYNRERYLEQVIDSILQQDYPNIELIVIDDNSKDGTHTLMKRKYADASNVIYMRNDKNEGPGTNRLKAFVTHGDGEYILFLDDDDYLVDTNYISRAVAFHEKNPQVSFVAANVFMEKTGACELALSDLKLSNVVKKYDYFINFEKQGYPKPASTLTTVFKRKALIEMDIFNMKMVNDSAIYLRSLLVGDAGFIDTIAGVYRIHGNNITFNLKSDFIIENLREKLMIKNMAVNRFNYDAKAVEAWFGSSVYVTIMYYLKYSAKNKSDYNAMLNWTKENCPTIYNKLKYDAMKFFVMRGLSRLRKFGRSAIAQKS is encoded by the coding sequence ATGGATTTAGAGCATGAATTAAAACAAGCGGGAGTTATGATTAATAACTGTTTTTACACCCATTTTAGCGAAATGAGTGAAATGGATAATGCAACAGATCTTGAAGGGCTTCTAACGGGGAAATTAGTCAGTAACGGCACTTCCTCACAATTGCATTATCTGGAGAATTTTAATCGGGTATTATCTGCACTTTTAAAAGGAAAGCTGTCTGCAGAGGTTTTTCAATTCTATGTAGAAGCGCAATTTTTTATGGAGCGGAAGGATGCTCAGCAATTACTAAACCAGATAACTCATTTAAACGCTTTTAATGAAGGCTCTCTTAATCAGCGAATTACGTTCCCTGACACTGACAAGACTCCAAAAGTGAATGTAATCATCACAACATATAATAGAGAAAGATATTTAGAGCAAGTCATTGATAGCATATTGCAGCAGGATTATCCAAATATCGAGCTAATCGTGATAGATGATAATTCAAAGGACGGAACGCATACGTTAATGAAGCGAAAATACGCTGATGCTTCTAATGTCATTTATATGAGAAATGACAAGAATGAAGGACCTGGGACGAATCGCTTAAAAGCCTTTGTTACACATGGAGATGGCGAGTATATTCTCTTTTTGGACGATGATGATTATCTCGTTGATACAAATTATATAAGCAGGGCAGTCGCTTTTCATGAGAAAAATCCGCAAGTTTCATTTGTGGCAGCGAATGTGTTTATGGAAAAAACGGGAGCGTGTGAATTAGCTCTTTCCGATTTGAAGCTAAGCAATGTTGTAAAAAAATATGATTACTTCATTAACTTTGAGAAACAAGGCTACCCAAAGCCAGCCTCTACCTTAACAACGGTCTTTAAGCGCAAGGCGTTAATAGAGATGGATATTTTCAACATGAAAATGGTGAATGATTCAGCTATCTATTTAAGGTCATTACTCGTTGGCGATGCCGGATTTATTGATACGATTGCCGGTGTTTATAGAATCCACGGCAATAACATCACCTTTAATTTGAAAAGTGATTTTATTATTGAGAATTTAAGAGAAAAGCTAATGATAAAAAATATGGCTGTAAATCGCTTTAACTATGATGCTAAAGCAGTGGAAGCATGGTTTGGAAGTAGTGTGTATGTCACCATCATGTACTACTTAAAATACTCTGCTAAAAACAAAAGTGATTATAATGCTATGTTAAATTGGACAAAGGAAAACTGTCCAACTATTTATAACAAGCTAAAATATGATGCGATGAAATTTTTCGTGATGAGAGGCTTGTCCCGACTGCGGAAATTTGGCCGGAGTGCGATTGCGCAGAAAAGCTAG
- a CDS encoding DUF2599 domain-containing protein → MFKKTFSLIVITVLVLGMFNLQIIRAESKDNSTDTFSQSSEEFATNMEELPFDLIEDVETSDYKETSDSIISEEEEYSAEIDFDSSSIEFTDEKGNSIEISLDDEDLEFKENDDGTIVYENENEDYQVENQILDGGFRQIYTLESEESPKEFKIDIELEKNQYLVEEDGLYYVKDDKGEIIFSIGKPWAVDNEGNFIESQYTLKDNAIYQTVEYTGDNYPLKADPLFCSDTINNTDSKYFGNSTSGKFSVYTRTCAKLFITANYALTPAMMGIFSNVPIAADMWAEVKADANFKKSISSSKVSRVFEQFVCHAINPLTVWKSSWNLEPWRPDLTLKQTYYAACNPKK, encoded by the coding sequence TTGTTTAAAAAAACATTTAGTCTTATTGTGATTACTGTTTTAGTTTTAGGTATGTTTAATTTGCAAATTATAAGAGCGGAGTCGAAGGATAATTCTACTGATACCTTCAGCCAATCTTCTGAAGAATTCGCAACCAATATGGAGGAGTTACCATTTGATTTAATAGAAGATGTTGAAACAAGTGACTATAAAGAAACAAGTGATAGTATCATATCGGAGGAAGAAGAATACAGTGCAGAGATAGATTTTGATTCAAGTAGTATTGAATTTACAGATGAGAAAGGGAATAGTATTGAGATTTCTTTAGATGACGAAGATTTAGAGTTTAAAGAAAACGATGATGGAACTATAGTTTATGAAAATGAAAATGAAGATTATCAGGTTGAAAATCAAATTTTAGATGGAGGTTTCAGGCAGATTTATACACTGGAATCTGAAGAATCACCTAAAGAATTTAAAATTGACATTGAGTTAGAGAAAAACCAATATTTAGTTGAAGAAGACGGATTATATTATGTTAAAGATGATAAGGGAGAAATAATATTCAGCATTGGGAAGCCGTGGGCTGTTGATAATGAAGGTAATTTTATAGAAAGTCAGTATACTCTCAAAGATAATGCAATATATCAAACAGTAGAATATACGGGCGATAATTATCCTCTTAAAGCTGATCCTTTATTCTGTTCAGATACCATAAATAATACAGATTCAAAGTATTTTGGTAATAGTACAAGTGGTAAATTCTCTGTTTATACAAGAACTTGTGCAAAATTATTCATAACTGCAAACTATGCATTAACACCAGCTATGATGGGGATATTTTCGAATGTTCCTATTGCAGCGGACATGTGGGCCGAAGTTAAAGCAGATGCAAATTTTAAGAAAAGTATATCAAGCTCAAAAGTCAGTAGAGTATTTGAGCAATTTGTATGCCATGCGATAAATCCTCTTACTGTTTGGAAGTCATCATGGAATTTAGAACCTTGGAGACCTGATTTAACTTTGAAACAAACCTATTATGCTGCTTGTAATCCAAAAAAATAA
- a CDS encoding amino acid permease produces the protein MSNNKLSQGLESRHIQMIALGGTIGVGLFLGSSKTIGWTGPSVLLAYAIAGIFVFFIMRAMGEMLYLEPSTGSFATFGHKYIHPLAGYMTAWSNWFQWVIVGMSEIIAVGEYMKYWFPDLPAWIPGLIAMAILGAANLVSVKSFGEFEFWFAMIKIITIVLLIVAGLGIIIFGFGNGGQAIGFSNLWAHGGFFSGGFSGFFFALSLVIGAYQGVELIGITAGEAKDPKKTLTKSINSIIWRILIFYIGAIFVIVTVYPWDQLSSVGSPFVATFAKVGITAAAGIINFVVITAAMSGCNSGIYSAGRMLYTLAMNKQAPAFFGKLTSNGVPLFSTIGVMVGLLVGVILSYIAPKDIFVYVYSASVLPGMVPWFIILISQIRFRQANAAEMSNHPFKMPFAPFTNYASIAFLLFVLVGMAFNKDTQVSLVVGIIFLILVVISFFAFGIGKERPEKQDSTTAVKR, from the coding sequence ATGTCAAATAATAAATTGTCACAAGGCTTGGAATCACGCCATATCCAAATGATTGCACTTGGCGGAACAATCGGTGTCGGATTATTCCTTGGATCGTCCAAAACAATCGGCTGGACAGGACCTTCTGTCTTGCTCGCATATGCCATTGCAGGAATCTTCGTCTTCTTTATCATGCGTGCAATGGGAGAAATGCTCTATTTAGAGCCAAGTACAGGATCATTTGCAACATTCGGACACAAATACATTCACCCACTAGCAGGCTATATGACTGCTTGGAGCAACTGGTTTCAGTGGGTAATCGTCGGAATGTCGGAAATTATCGCAGTCGGCGAATATATGAAATATTGGTTCCCTGACTTGCCAGCATGGATTCCAGGCTTAATCGCTATGGCAATCCTTGGAGCTGCTAACTTAGTTTCAGTTAAATCCTTTGGCGAATTTGAATTTTGGTTCGCGATGATTAAAATAATTACAATCGTTCTATTGATTGTTGCAGGCTTAGGTATTATCATCTTCGGATTTGGTAATGGCGGACAAGCTATCGGATTTTCCAATCTGTGGGCACACGGCGGCTTCTTCTCAGGTGGCTTCTCAGGATTTTTCTTTGCCCTTTCCCTTGTCATCGGTGCATATCAAGGGGTTGAATTAATTGGTATTACTGCTGGTGAAGCGAAGGATCCAAAGAAAACACTGACAAAATCCATTAACAGCATTATCTGGCGTATTCTTATTTTCTATATTGGCGCAATTTTTGTTATTGTTACTGTTTATCCATGGGATCAGCTCAGCTCTGTTGGAAGCCCATTCGTTGCGACATTCGCTAAAGTCGGTATCACAGCTGCTGCAGGTATCATCAATTTTGTTGTAATCACAGCCGCAATGTCAGGCTGCAACAGCGGTATTTACAGTGCTGGCCGCATGCTGTACACATTAGCAATGAACAAGCAGGCTCCTGCTTTCTTTGGAAAACTGACATCAAACGGCGTACCATTGTTCAGTACAATCGGCGTTATGGTCGGCCTATTAGTCGGTGTTATCTTAAGCTATATAGCACCAAAAGACATCTTTGTTTATGTGTATAGTGCAAGCGTGCTGCCAGGAATGGTGCCATGGTTTATTATCTTAATCAGCCAAATTCGTTTCAGACAAGCAAATGCGGCTGAAATGAGCAATCATCCATTTAAGATGCCATTCGCTCCATTCACAAATTACGCATCGATTGCATTTTTATTGTTCGTCCTTGTCGGCATGGCCTTCAACAAAGACACACAAGTTTCCCTTGTTGTCGGAATCATATTCCTTATCTTAGTTGTCATCAGCTTCTTCGCTTTTGGCATCGGCAAGGAACGTCCAGAGAAACAAGACAGCACAACAGCTGTAAAACGGTAA
- a CDS encoding ATP-binding protein — protein sequence MVVKSPKMRKRGQVVLVLVSIIFTLYQHLAANESFFTLDFFIFTAIAWFVGFQIDLGSYFEQKARLSEESYRLLVDSLPEPIFIHHKNKIIYVNKAAVMMMGANSTQELIGRSFGEFIAPEHKERWEMRMSLVKTENKPLHHIEYKMMRLDQSVFYFEVSCLAITFDGKNAVLALGTDITERKEITSQYVQKSEKMAMLGQMSAGIAHEIRNPLTAIKGFIQLLKSDDKKNEYLEIVLSEIERINTIVGEFLFLAKPTADVFQKKNIKNIINDVVTFINAQSNLYNTQIYTMMEDSIPMIFCEENRLKQVFLNLLQNSIEAMPNGGIIAITVKMMEGEQISIQIADQGMGIEEERLATLGEPFYTTKEKGTGLGLMTCYKIIEEGHRGRMSIDSTVGKGTTVQIILPSLTQEMLGTSIHTKFVKE from the coding sequence ATGGTGGTGAAATCTCCAAAGATGAGAAAAAGAGGACAAGTCGTGTTAGTGCTAGTTTCGATCATTTTTACTTTGTATCAACATCTAGCAGCCAATGAGTCTTTTTTTACGCTAGACTTCTTTATTTTTACAGCCATTGCCTGGTTTGTCGGTTTCCAAATTGACTTAGGCAGCTATTTTGAGCAGAAAGCCCGTTTAAGTGAGGAGAGCTATCGCCTGTTAGTAGATTCCTTGCCAGAGCCGATTTTTATCCATCATAAGAATAAAATTATTTATGTGAATAAGGCAGCCGTAATGATGATGGGGGCAAATTCTACACAAGAATTGATAGGCAGGTCCTTCGGAGAGTTTATTGCACCTGAGCATAAAGAGCGCTGGGAAATGCGGATGAGTCTCGTCAAGACAGAAAATAAGCCGCTTCACCATATAGAATATAAAATGATGCGCCTTGATCAGTCGGTTTTTTATTTTGAAGTGAGCTGCTTGGCGATTACCTTTGACGGTAAAAACGCTGTTCTTGCCCTTGGTACAGATATAACGGAGCGAAAAGAGATTACGAGCCAATATGTCCAGAAGTCCGAGAAGATGGCAATGCTTGGGCAAATGTCTGCAGGAATAGCTCATGAAATCCGCAATCCACTTACAGCGATAAAAGGCTTTATCCAGTTGTTAAAGTCTGATGATAAAAAGAATGAATACTTAGAAATAGTGTTGTCTGAAATTGAGCGGATAAATACAATCGTGGGAGAGTTTCTGTTTCTAGCCAAGCCGACAGCAGATGTGTTTCAAAAGAAAAATATAAAGAACATTATTAATGATGTGGTCACATTTATTAATGCACAGTCCAATCTTTACAATACCCAAATATATACGATGATGGAAGACAGCATTCCGATGATTTTCTGTGAAGAAAACCGCTTGAAGCAAGTATTTCTCAACCTCCTGCAAAACTCGATTGAAGCAATGCCAAACGGTGGAATTATTGCAATAACAGTAAAAATGATGGAGGGCGAACAAATTTCCATCCAAATCGCAGACCAAGGGATGGGCATTGAGGAAGAAAGATTGGCAACACTCGGTGAACCCTTTTATACGACAAAGGAAAAGGGCACAGGGCTTGGGCTGATGACATGCTATAAAATCATTGAAGAAGGTCACCGTGGCCGTATGAGCATTGATAGTACTGTCGGTAAAGGGACAACCGTGCAAATCATCCTGCCAAGCCTAACACAGGAAATGCTTGGGACAAGTATACATACGAAATTTGTAAAAGAATAA